The following coding sequences are from one Scomber japonicus isolate fScoJap1 chromosome 3, fScoJap1.pri, whole genome shotgun sequence window:
- the atad3 gene encoding ATPase family AAA domain containing 3: MSWLFGLNRGQPEAPPGLPVQPPPPPPPAGGSGGGGDKPKDKWSNFDPTGLERAAQAAKDLDKSRHAKEALDLARMQEQTTQMEHQTKIKEYEAAVEQLKGDQMRVQGEERRKTLNEETKQHQARAQYQDKLARQRYEDQLRQQQALNEENLRKQEESVQKQEAMRKATIEHEMELRHKNELLRIEAESKARAHVERENADIIREQIRLKAAEHRQTVLESIKTAGAVFGEGFRAFVSDWDKVTATVAGLTLLAVGVYSARNATGVAGRYIEARLGKPSLVRETSRFTVAEGIKHPVKTFKRLKSKPQDALEGVVLSPKLEERVRDIAIATRNTRQNHGLYRNILMYGPPGTGKTLFAKKLAMHSGMDYAIMTGGDVAPMGRDGVTAMHKVFDWANTNRRGLLLFVDEADAFLRKRSTEKISEDLRATLNAFLYRTGEQSNKFMLVLASNQPEQFDWAINDRIDEIVNFALPGPEERERLVRLYFDRYVLEPATGGRQRMKLAQFDYGKKCSEIAKRTGGMSGREISKLGVAWQAAAYSSEDGVLTEAMIDARVDDAVKQHVQKMDWLHGDEEAQTKTLTPPPIGATGNEGKMGFNLPLSEAPQAQEVIAPVLEINTKQEGDSIPQEMTPPLSDIDQSAEGKSSIPAGRDCEDAVKAEASPSDSEVKVEKEDKTGPPSKDGTPV, from the exons ATGTCGTGGCTGTTCGGCTTGAACAGGGGGCAGCCCGAAGCGCCTCCCGGCCTCCCGGTGCAGCCTCCGCCGCCTCCTCCGCCGGCCGGGGGCTCCGGCGGCGGCGGAGATAAACCCAAGGACAAATGGAGCAACTTTGATCCCACCGGGCTGGAGCGGGCTGCTCAGGCGGCCAAGGACCTCGACAAGTCCC GACATGCTAAAGAAGCTCTGGATTTGGCTCGCATGCAGGAGCAGACCACACAGATGGAACACCAGACAAAAATTAAG GAGTATGAAGCAGCAGTGGAGCAGCTCAAAGGCGACCAGATGCGGGTCCagggtgaggagaggagaaaaactcTGAATGAAGAGACAAAGCAGCATCAAGCG AGAGCTCAGTATCAAGACAAGCTGGCCAGACAGCGATATGAGGACCAACTCAGGCAACAG CAAGCACTGAATGAGGAGAACCTTCGCAAACAGGAGGAGTCTGTACAGAAACAAGAGGCCATGAGGAAAG CTACGATAGAGCATGAGATGGAGCTGAGGCACAAGAATGAGCTTCTGCGTATTGAGGCAGAGTCTAAAGCACGAGCccatgtggagagagagaacgCTGATATCATCCGCGAGCAAATCCGTCTGAAGGCTGCAGAACACAGGCAGACAGTTCTGGAGTCCATAAA GACTGCAGGTGCTGTGTTTGGAGAAGGATTCAGGGCTTTTGTGTCAGACTGGGATAAAGTCACAGCCACG GTGGCAGGACTGACTCTTTTAGCAGTGGGTGTGTATTCAGCCCGTAACGCAACAGGAGTGGCGGGACGTTACATTGAGGCGAGGCTGGGGAAGCCGTCACTGGTGCGAGAGACGTCACGGTTCACTGTGGCAGAGGGAATCAAGCATCCTGTCAAG ACATTCAAACGCCTGAAGAGCAAACCTCAGGATGCCCTTGAAGGAGTTGTGCTCAGT CCTAAACTGGAGGAGAGAGTGCGTGATATTGCAATTGCAACAAGAAACACAAGGCAGAACCATGGACTGTACAGGAACATCCTCATGTACGGGCCCCCAGGAACTGGGAAAACTCTTTTTGCTAAG AAGCTGGCAATGCATTCTGGGATGGACTATGCAATCATGACCGGTGGTGATGTAGCACCCATGGGCCGGGATGGCGTGACTGCCATGCACAAAGTTTTTGACTGGGCTAACACAAATCGACGTGG actgctgctctttgtGGATGAAGCTGATGCATTCCTTCGCAAAAGATCCACT GAGAAGATAAGTGAAGACCTGAGAGCCACTTTGAATGCTTTCTTGTATCGCACTGGAGAACAGAGCAACAA GTTCATGCTGGTGCTAGCCAGTAACCAACCAGAGCAGTTTGACTGGGCCATAAATGACCGTATAGATGAAATAGTGAATTTTGCTCTGCCGGGTcctgaagagagggagaggctgGTGCGGTTGTACTTTGACAGATACGTGCTTGAGCCCGCCACTGGAGGGAGGCA GAGGATGAAGCTGGCACAGTTTGACTACGGTAAAAAGTGCTCTGAGATAGCAAAGAGGACAGGCGGCATGTCCGGAAGAGAGATCTCTAAACTGGGTGTGGCCTGGCAG GCAGCAGCATATTCCTCTGAAGATGGCGTCCTGACGGAGGCTATGATTGATGCCCGGGTTGACGACGCTGTCAAGCAGCACGTTCAGAAGATGGACTGGCTGCACGGAGACGAGGAGGCTCAGACCAAGACCCTTACACCTCCACCAATTGGAGCgacaggaaatgaaggaaaaatgggCTTCAATCTGCCCCTCAGCGAGGCACCTCAGGCTCAGGAGGTGATCGCTCCAGTCCTTGAGATTAATACAAAGCAAGAAGGTGACAGTATACCTCAAGAGATGACACCACCTCTCTCAGACATCGACCAATCCGCCGAGGGCAAAAGCAGCATCCCAGCTGGACGGGACTGTGAAGATGCTGTCAAAGCAGAAGCTTCCCCCTCTGACAGTGAGGTCAAGGTGGAAAAGGAAGACAAGACTGGACCTCCTTCAAAGGATGGAACTCCAGTTTGA